From a region of the Haematobia irritans isolate KBUSLIRL chromosome 4, ASM5000362v1, whole genome shotgun sequence genome:
- the LOC142234523 gene encoding chitinase-like protein Idgf3 produces MKFLLSILTVFITAGQIAKGDNMNVVCFYDTSSIMRGGTANFTINDLQTSLQLCTHVVYGYVGIRDESYDVVTMDSRQIPIFEQVRQLKKKFPNVKFLLSLGGNGDLRKVEKYYGLLNADIGKQQAFAKSAQSLVRNYQFDGLDLAYQLPSEKVMKQRSKFVGTWNKIQNAVTSKVSSNLGLNKKNKKPHQEKVKAQMSQLIRELRRTFSENKLMLTLTVLPNVNASKFYDVRSIIGNVDLVNLAAFDFSTPHRTPKVADYLAPLKAPPKNKVRNPQANVDSQIQYWLSQGANSKQLILGIPAYGRTWQIKKVLKSDRFPIVSSLDGPASGDSGTHKRGLWSWSEVCKNVKTMTNVEDKTFGNYAYRGMEIKGANGLMVTYENVASVTEKASHAQNRGLGGMALFDLSLDDFRGECTGDKFPLLKTIRYKLL; encoded by the exons atgaaatttctattaaGTATCCTGACTGTCTTCATAACGGCTGGTCAAATAGCTAAGGGTGATAATATGAATGTAGTCTGTTTCTACGATACATCTAGTATTATGCGAGGAG GTACCGCAAATTTCACCATCAACGACTTACAAACCTCCTTACAACTTTGTACTCATGTTGTATACGGCTATGTTGGCATCAGAGATGAATCTTATGATGTGGTAACCATGGATAGCAGACAAATACCCATATTTGAACAAGTGCgacaattgaagaaaaaatttcccaatgttAAATTCCTTTTGAGTTTAGGTGGCAATGGAGACTTAAGAAAAGTCGAAAAATACTATGGACTTTTAAATGCCGATATAGGAAAACAACAAGCCTTTGCCAAATCTGCTCAGAGTTTGGTTCGTAACTATCAATTCGATGGTCTGGACTTGGCCTATCAATTGCCGTCAGAAAAGGTTATGAAACAACGTTCGAAATTTGTGGGAACATGGAATAAAATTCAGAATGCTGTAACATCAAAGGTATCCAGTAATCTTGGCTTaaacaaaaagaacaaaaaaccaCACCAAGAGAAAGTCAAAGCTCAAATGTCCCAATTGATACGTGAATTGAGGAGGACATTTAGTGAAAATAAACTGATGCTAACGTTGACCGTTTTGCCAAATGTGAATGCAAGCA AATTCTACGATGTTCGTTCGATTATTGGAAATGTGGACTTGGTCAATTTGGCTGCTTTTGATTTTAGCACTCCTCACCGCACTCCCAAGGTGGCTGACTATTTGGCTCCCCTAAAAGCTCCACCTAAGAACAAAGTTCGTAATCCCCAGGCCAATGTAGATTCTCAAATACAATATTGGTTATCGCAAGGAGCTAATTCCAAACAATTGATATTGGGCATTCCCGCATATGGAAGAACATGGCAAATTAAGAAAGTCCTAAAAAGTGATCGATTTCCTATTGTTTCATCGTTGGATGGACCCGCATCCGGCGATTCTGGAACCCATAAGCGAGGTTTGTGGAGTTGGTCGGAAGTGTGTAAAAATGTGAAAACTATGACCAATGTTGAGGACAAAACATTTGGTAACTACGCTTACCGTGGTATGGAGATTAAGGGAGCTAATGGCCTGATGGTCACATATGAAAATGTGGCCAGTGTAACAGAGAAGGCTAGTCATGCACAAAATCGTGGTTTGGGTGGAATGGCATTATTCGATTTGAGCTTGGATGATTTCCGTGGTGAATGTACAGGTGATAAATTTCCTCTATTGAAAACCATCCGTTATAAGTTATTGTAA
- the LOC142234626 gene encoding uncharacterized protein LOC142234626, with protein sequence MPFSFTDIKNYIDFDKNTKIWKGLEVEPKYGEKDSIASVALQAMLNDPDHIGQISHQSGKSLRNIEIASKAIQIAKHFEKLQLQQCDIIGLCAANTEYTASLFFGALAAGLCISTLDPSYDKKGIKIIYSCTKPRLMFCDGSNYHWVREAFDECGLSATKVFTLSDHIEGVPSILEFFEEPAEENQFRVPPLEKGANQVAVIVCTSGTTGFPKEVCISHAALLQLFEAAEFQKRRWLCFSTLFWLTGISTLIHGTIGGATRIISKKTFNADDFFDIVKCHKVDIFMGPPSQLASALSSNALGASDLSSLEYFLIGGGAISYALTEKFREYAPNILFYGGYASSETCCCIASGVCEPSNAVGIIGKNIEIKIIDNDDGKHLGPNETGEICVRSKLPWAGYYNNPERTNAIYDTEGWIHTGDNGYFNDEGKLFLVDRKADIRKFDNFHFSPSDIERVINELPQVADVCVVGLADSVHGHLPAAAVIKRPEGHISESEIYQYVVKRMQHFEWLRGGVYFFETFPRTASGKTIRREVTEMCEERRHRKLLES encoded by the exons ATATCCCATCAAAGTGGCAAAtcattgcgaaatattgaaatcGCTTCCAAAGCCATTCAAATAGCTAAACATTTCGAAAAACTTCAACTGCAACAATGTGACATAATAGGCTTATGTGCTGCAAATACGGAATATACTGCCTCTTTATTTTTTGGAGCATTGGCTGCTGGTCTTTGCATCAGTACCCTGGATCCAAGCTATGAcaagaagggtataaaaattatatactccTGTACTAAACCTCGTCTAATGTTCTGTGATGGAAGCAATTATCATTGGGTACGAGAAGCCTTTGACGAATGTGGATTATCTGCAACAAAGGTGTTTACTCTAAGTGATCATATTGAAGGAGTACCAAGTATATTGGAATTTTTTGAAGAGCCAGCTGAAGAGAATCAATTTCG GGTTCCACCATTGGAAAAAGGTGCAAATCAAGTGGCTGTTATTGTCTGTACATCAGGTACGACGGGTTTCCCCAAGGAAGTTTGCATATCACATGCAGCTCTATTACAGCTATTTGAAGC cgccgaatttcaaaaaagacgATGGCTTTGCTTTAGTACTCTATTCTGGTTGACGGGTATATCAACACTCATCCATGGCACAATTGGTGGAGCAACACGTATTATATCGAAAAAAACATTCAATGCGGATGATTTCTTTGACATTGTCAAATGTCATAAAGTGGACATATTTATGGGTCCACCATCTCAGTTAGCATCGGCATTATCATCCAATGCGCTGGGTGCTAGTGATTTGTCCAGCCTTGAATATTTCCTCATAGGTGGTGGAGCTATATCATATGCTCTAACGGAAAAATTTCGAGAATATGCTCCAAATATCTtattc tatggagGCTATGCATCAAGTGAGACCTGTTGTTGTATAGCCTCGGGCGTATGTGAACCCAGCAATGCCGTTGGAATTATCGgtaaaaatatcgaaataaaaatcatCGATAATGATGATGGCAAACATTTGGGACCCAATGAAACGGGTGAGATATGTGTTCGCTCGAAGTTACCCTGGGCCGGTTATTATAACAATCCCGAGCGCACCAATGCCATTTATGACACGGAAGGATGGATTCATACCGGCGACAATGGCTATTTCAATGATGAAGGAAAATTGTTTTTGGTCGATCGCAAGGCAGATATTCGAAAATTcgataattttcatttttccccAAGTGATATTGAGAGGGTGATCAATGAATTGCCACAGGTGGCAGATGTTTGTGTCGTTGGTCTTGCAGATAGCGTTCATGGTCATTTGCCAGCAGCAGCTGTTATAAAACGTCCCGAAGGTCATATAAGCGAATCGGAAATCTACCAGTATGTTGTGAAACGAATGCAACATTTTGAATGGCTTCGTGGTGGTGTGTACTTTTTTGAGACTTTTCCACGTACTGCATCGGGTAAAACTATACGCCGAGAGGTAACCGAAATGTGTGAGGAGAGAAGGCATCGGAAACTTCTTGAATCATAG